One window of the Leishmania panamensis strain MHOM/PA/94/PSC-1 chromosome 8 sequence genome contains the following:
- a CDS encoding hypothetical protein (TriTrypDB/GeneDB-style sysID: LpmP.08.0640), producing MTDHYFPSPHSLAFRQLFYARNNQSALYCFDMKEVSSVMPEDAAEAFRVAQEVDWGAEVDEADPSLHYYDDDIHQKVLEYGSLALPRSPRFGQHLRPSVEDIEELYRVLVTEPMEGTLVDTDSQMCALLEQEQRWRAALPHLSKGQQQDSSSKRRCETSGGHGAVDNSGNDSSQPATGTSAMQQRDQERTVKRSPGAGVEAAATHSPLVAESATSSAMPPPSPPAKFLYPLPRAIALRMTTEEEEEMRAEYCRKHFIPYVAPAFHDVRSTGIGTCADGSSFQQQRVAPLPVVERRHYHFEDDPQYRDGRVHLVEEHGVLYHFAYFAKRQPQTATAVATADSQEGEAAAGSVAPSTVLAAGTTPISQTPIVRGRCLHDMVYSEKPPMPPAFPASSSRHAGASSSAFAGCEPELAPPVRYGWCARCGEQATQRLDYTHLCRLKSTRALRRAARGRHTDSGLDLPEEKDDMDEVTSNTEQVDEEGEEEFIINIMPVRVVGLDGLLPSRSRGTPWLRGYEQEDEAAEDAYIEQLEPKPPVMRVCRFIEGSVGDKIVNRAALVTLLSYRPMCRQAGLRDALTRPIWSMCVLSNIPYLQMVRETFFRAKAAVAEVDDGDLLLRNWLDVVDRENNFYNFINANLYMTRNFTPPERTVRQREQTDEVTSTGTAMSRRTTTGTCGGREGGSVCTGPAGSSSATSPLLLKTAVYSAVGGSSSPPESRSVHSATSLNGAATAISRHGQPSTVCAAADLSHLSTSPPAPQSSDEGAEAAVAVRESADRAGLMTDAPRQGMSDKRKDKRGHLKLVEGDGAELRSLHLTRALEEVTIGRPEGHGPRDQVEEDEDDEDGTDEEGGERGASEDVGENNAAAKIAAEREKSKKLQHRNLEVSSSFCSSLSSPPAPSTAQNAASATASLTSARAGDTSKTRGEAWCSPVAASVMGGPSATVDNRHSGHQHRSGGSDDGGESSGESPATFSNAAPGRVASGQGNDKEAEAMGPSVDSDDDDPDVRMEEEENRRAHAAVADTAVASGSLLKKAAAAAQAVEASSAGKQQEEQQQLHRPEVPPRPNFQLFSSRLEPHAPLSLCTLFDYDASADQVAKRTVTQLAAAVAAGVAADKSNCVGSRGEGGVDQAAATCADAAATTTGWPSYVQRDILRENERWQAEPKATRRPSHALYECGMLATTRGRNFLFLLREDCVRALLYYCSAAAAPIFIGAYIEPVDTTSVSYGGAVRLRRPSTVDIPLDEGGDGKDGIRAAPARNYDGQRVVIGQVEGMEVMAECFKSSGLITCFNVSDVDKAAPGPSAAHRLRKMILPQTSSCTSNTHHYSRNDGLAEEADSLATQQARELAQYGHVFTYAADDFCDGDLVVFNFEEHRWEHYEHMQLRRRFAAKATAAAAAATVEAAMASAVPGETAEPTAAGNVAVAADGSLSCANAVVDPSMSARLLCVGLDELVLSWTKWIVDNRFYEDRTDLGWLSLPDGSPIQLGGRYFLWSFRHNHQRYFYGVIPKFAKGRLRRQKLMERNRNKRKKAEAPRQQAQPLVATSTTSSARARQSSDVCVASSALSSPVLAIAAAAAATPSPVRSSCKSAWPTSDTPVAQSEGALRRGSDGTGSGNLHADPYPGGQASSPPQHPDLAVTPSSRTITTQKHPQTQPPAAATSEPMLPIHCASSLYTDSVSCSVPDANTAPPAHHARRGRDTGTNAAAGRSDSCGRSPTASLTTSAFAYSRSSPQQQSMLLRANTKATTGSQTQQGHFASSRSPAGCFLVCDSNVAQPTLYSTNVTELLATPVHRAPFLNPPLQQSASGKCNHISTPSSSGACNSGQQSAFGGGRYYYYQCGGNTFIQGGKRHENEYYPPLPTSTPFHPVTAITKLVPLPHPQRERGGIPAIFRFWGPIGSPPPRTPVTASLPSNAGGVGDAVATAPWAAIPISQISQMIRPLSPRHAVMGSRAASSSIACPTTTPAIVPTTTAAAAGSPTGNLTLHVRRRITSGSTSVTTAINVGSGASVASLQPPSHGASSLGPSLTTLTATETNMKSSRPFTLSPLAPPNFPGTLLFAQSAPTPLLDEASSPRRLSPTSMLPTNLINEGSKTKGESVLRVDEDTYMQRKAFRWNPYASTKWRQNNSSAGSGTTVTYGSAPTGGRSGSR from the coding sequence ATGACGGACCATTACTTTCCCTCCCCGCACAGTCTCGCCTTCCGTCAGCTCTTCTACGCGCGCAACAACCAATCGGCCCTGTACTGCTTCGATATGAAGGAGGTGTCATCCGTCATGCCAGAGGATGCCGCAGAGGCCTTTcgggtggcgcaggaggtggacTGGGGCGCGGAGGTGGACGAGGCAGACCCGAGCCTGCACTACTACGATGACGACATCCACCAGAAAGTGCTCGAGTACGGCAGCCTTGCCTTGCCGCGCTCACCGCGCTTTggccagcacctccgccccTCTGTTGAAGACATCGAAGAACTGTACCGTGTGCTCGTGACAGAGCCGATGGAAGGCACCCTCGTCGACACAGACTCGCAGATGTGCGCTCTACTcgagcaggagcagcgctggcgggcCGCATTACCGCACTTGTCCAAAGGGCAGCAACAAGACAGTAGCAGTAAGAGACGCTGCGAGACAAGCGGCGGCCACGGTGCCGTCGACAACAGTGGCAACGACTCTTCTCAGCCAGCCACAGGCACGagtgcgatgcagcagcgggacCAAGAAAGGACGGTGAAGAGGAGTCCAGGCGCCGGCGTGGAGGCGGCTGCAACCCACAGCCCGCTCGTCGCTGAATCAGCCACATCCTCGGCGATGCCaccaccttcgccgccgGCAAAGTTCTTGTATCCACTTCCCCGGGCGATAGCCCTGCGCATGACaacggaagaagaggaagagatgcgCGCCGAGTATTGCCGCAAGCATTTCATCCCCTACGTCGCCCCAGCGTTCCACGACGTCCGCTCTACCGGTATCGGCACCTGCGCTGACGGATCTTCCTtccaacagcagcgcgtggcgccgctgcccgtTGTGGAGCGTCGCCACTACCACTTCGAAGATGACCCACAGTACCGCGACGGCCGCGTCCACCTTGTCGAAGAGCACGGCGTGTTGTACCACTTTGCCTACTTTGCCAAACGACAACCCCAGAcggccaccgctgtcgctaCTGCTGACTctcaagaaggagaagcagcggcaggaagTGTGGCGCCGTCTACGGTACTGGCCGCCGGTACGACGCCAATCTCGCAGACTCCGATCGTCCGCGGACGGTGTCTGCATGACATGGTGTACTCCGAGAAACCGCCAATGCCGCCTGCGTTCCCGGcgtcgagcagcaggcaTGCCGgggcgtcgtcctcggcgttCGCGGGTTGTGAGCCGGAGCTTGCGCCGCCCGTGCGCTACGGCTGGTGTGCGCGCTGCGGGGAAcaggcgacgcagcggcTGGACTACACTCATCTGTGCCGGCTAAAGTCTACCCGTGCGcttcgccgcgccgcacggGGGCGACACACTGACAGTGGCCTCGATTTGCCTGAGGAGAAAGACGACATGGACGAGGTGACCTCGAACACAGAGCAGGTtgacgaggagggcgaggaggaatTTATCATCAACATCATGCCTGTTCGCGTGGTCGGCTTGGATGGCCTGTTGCCGTCCCGCAGCCGTGGCACACCGTGGCTGCGCGGGTACGAgcaggaggacgaggcggccgAGGACGCCTACATCGAGCAGCTTGAGCCCAAGCCGCCGGTAATGCGAGTGTGCCGCTTCATCGAGGGCTCGGTCGGTGACAAGATTGTCAACCGCGCCGCGCTTGTCACGTTGTTGTCATATCGTCCCATGTGTCGGCAGGCGGGGCTCAGGGATGCCCTGACGCGGCCTATCTGGTCGATGTGTGTGCTGTCAAATATCCCGTACCTGCAGATGGTGCGGGAGACCTTCTTTAGAGccaaggcggcggtggccgaaGTGGACGATGGcgatctgctgctgcgcaactgGCTCGACGTCGTTGACCGGGAGAATAACTTCTACAACTTCATCAACGCGAACCTCTACATGACGCGCAACTTCACCCCACCAGAGCGaacggtgcggcagcgcgagcagACAGACGAGGTCACCAGCACAGGCACCGCAATGAGTCGGAGGACGACTACGGGTACCTGCGGCGGCCGAGAGGGCGGCAGTGTCTGCACCGGCCCTGCAGGCTCCTCGTCGGCGACGTCACCGTTGCTGCTGAAGACGGCCGTGTACTCGGCCGTTGGGGGTAGCAGCAGTCCCCCAGAGAGTCGCTCGGTGCATTCCGCAACGTCATTAAAcggtgcagcgacagcgatcTCGCGCCACGGGCAACCCTCCACCGTGTGTGCCGCCGCAGACCTGTCACACCTAAGCAcgtcgccaccggcgcctcAGTCGAGTGATGAAggagcagaggcagcggtggcagtgcgcGAGTCCGCCGACAGAGCCGGGCTAATGACGGACGCACCGAGGCAAGGCATGAGCGACAAGAGAAAGGACAAGCGGGGCCACTTGAAGCTGGTggaaggcgacggcgctgagcTGCGCAGTCTCCACCTCACACGAGCTCTCGAGGAGGTCACGATCGGGCGACCAGAGGGTCACGGCCCGCGCGACCAAgtcgaggaagacgaagacgacgaggatggcaCAGACGAAGAGGGCGGGGAGCGGGGCGCCAGTGAGGACGTCGGTGAGAACAACGCGGCTGCCAAGATTgccgcagagcgagagaagagcaagaagctgcagcacaggaaCCTGGAggtgtcctcctccttctgttCATCCTTGTCGTCCCCACCGGCGCCATCCACAGCCCAAAATGCCGCGTCTGCGACCGCCTCATTGACTTCGGCTCGCGCAGGGGATACGAGCAAGACAAGAGGCGAGGCCTGGTGCAGTCCTGTAGCGGCGAGCGTGATGGGCGGACCGTCTGCTACGGTCGACAATCGCCACAGTGGTCATCAGCACCGCAGTGGTGGTAGCGACGATGGCGGGGAGTCATCTGGCGAGTCCCCTGCCACCTTCTCAAACGCCGCGCCGGGACGCGTCGCCAGCGGGCAGGGCAACGATAAGGAAGCCGAAGCGATGGGACCCTCCGTAGatagcgacgacgacgatccAGACGTGCGCatggaagaagaggagaaccgccgcgcacacgctgctgtcgctgatACCGCCGTGGCAAGTGGTTCCTTGCTCaagaaggcagcagcagcagcacaagcagTGGAGGCGAGTAGTGCAGGCAaacagcaggaggagcagcagcagcttcaccgaccagaggtgccgccgcggccaaACTTTCAactcttttcctctcgaCTTGAGCCGcatgcgccgctgtcgctctgCACGCTCTTCGACTACGACGCTAGCGCTGACCAGGTAGCGAAGAGGACAGTCACACAGctggctgccgccgttgcagcTGGCGTAGCCGCCGACAAGAGCAACTGTGTCGGTAGCcgaggtgaaggcggtgtCGACCAGGCGGCTGCCACGTGTGCTGAtgcggcagccaccaccaccggatGGCCCAGCTACGTTCAGCGCGACATCCTGCGTGAGAACGAGCGTTGGCAGGCGGAGCCCAAAGCCACACGGCGCCCCAGTCATGCCCTATACGAGTGCGGCATGCTGGCCACGACCCGCGGCCGCaactttctctttctcctacGCGAGGACTGCGTTCGGGCGCTGCTCTACTactgctccgccgccgcagcgcccaTATTTATTGGGGCGTACATTGAGCCAGTGGACACCACAAGCGTCAGCTACGGTGGTGCAGTGCGGCTACGGCGGCCGAGCACCGTCGACATACCCCTCGACGAGGGCGGCGACGGGAAGGATGGCATCCGTGCCGCCCCAGCGCGCAACTACGACGGCCAGCGGGTAGTCATTGGGCAGGTGGAGGGAATGGAGGTGATGGCGGAGTGCTTCAAGAGCAGTGGTCTCATCACGTGCTTCAACGTGTCGGACGTGGACAAGGCGGCCCCCGGGCCGAGTGCCGCCCACCGGCTGCGCAAAATGATCCTGCCGCAAACCTCATCATGCACCTCCAACACGCACCACTACAGCCGCAACGATGGCCTTGCTGAGGAGGCAGACTCACTAGCGACTCAGCAAGCACGAGAACTGGCACAGTACGGTCACGTCTTCACCTACGCCGCGGACGACTTCTGCGATGGGGACTTGGTCGTCTTCAATTTCGAAGAGCACCGCTGGGAGCATTACGAGCacatgcagctgcgccgacggTTTGCCGCGAAGGCaaccgcagccgctgctgctgcgacggtagaggcagcgatggcatCCGCAGTGCCAGGGGAAACCGCCGAGCCAACCGCCGCGGGCAACGTAGCTGTAGCTGCTGACGGCAGCCTGAGCTGCGCCAACGCCGTCGTGGACCCCTCCATGTCCGCCAGACTCCTGTGCGTCGGACTGGACGAGCTGGTGCTGAGCTGGACCAAGTGGATCGTCGACAACCGTTTCTACGAAGACCGCACCGACTTGGGTTGGCTGAGCCTGCCAGACGGCAGTCCTATCCAACTCGGCGGCCGCTACTTTCTCTGGAGCTTCCGTCACAATCATCAGCGCTATTTCTATGGCGTCATCCCGAAGTTTGCGAAGGGGCGGCTGCGACGACAGAAGCTCATGGAACGCAACCGtaacaagagaaagaaggcCGAGGCGCCGCGTCAGCAAGCGCAGCCACTGGTGGCGACGTCGACGACGTCCTCGGCGCGTGCGCGGCAGTCGAgcgacgtgtgtgtggcgagTTCGGCACTATCGTCTCCGGTGCTcgccattgctgctgctgctgctgctaccccCTCGCCTGTCCGATCCAGTTGCAAAAGTGCGTGGCCGACAAGCGACACGCCTGTAGCGCAGTCAGAAGGAGCACTGCGGCGGGGCAGCGatggcaccggcagcggcaatcTGCATGCGGATCCGTATCCTGGTGGACAagcctcctcgcctccccaGCATCCTGACCTAGCCGTGACGCCATCTTCGCGCACGATTACAACGCAGAAACATCCTCAGACGCAGCCGCCGGCTGCCGCGACATCGGAGCCTATGTTACCGATCCACTGCGCGAGTTCGCTCTATACAGACAGCGTCTCGTGCTCAGTGCCAGACGCGAAcaccgctcctcctgcacaccACGCCCGTCGTGGCAGAGACACTGGCACtaatgccgccgccggccgCAGCGATTCATGTGGCCGCAGCCCGACAGCATCGCTCACCACTAGCGCCTTTGCCTACAGCAGAtcctcgccgcagcagcagtcaatgctgctgcgggcCAACACGAAGGCAACAACCGGAAGTCAGACACAGCAGGGCCACTTCGCAAGCTCCCGCAGCCCTGCCGGCTGCTTCTTGGTGTGCGACAGCAATGTGGCCCAGCCGACCCTCTACTCCACGAACGTGACTGAATTGCTGGCAACCCCAGTTCATCGTGCACCTTTCCTGAACCCACCACTCCAGCAGTCGGCCAGCGGCAAATGCAACCATATCAGCACACCCAGCAGCTCCGGTGCGTGCAACTCTGGACAGCAGAGTGCCTTCGGTGGTGGTCGGTACTACTACTACCAGTGCGGCGGAAACACATTCATACAGGGCGGAAAGCGGCACGAGAACGAGTACTAcccgccgctgcccacgAGCACCCCGTTCCACCCTGTCACAGCCATCACGAAGCTTGTGCCACTGCCTCatccacagagagagcgcggcGGTATTCCAGCCATCTTCCGCTTCTGGGGCCCCATCGGGTCTCCACCGCCCCGCACACCAGTCACTGCATCTTTACCATCAAACGcaggcggggtgggggacgCGGTGGCCACAGCCCCGTGGGCTGCCATACCGATCTCACAAATCTCACAGATGATACGCCCACTGTCACCGCGGCACGCCGTTATGGGCTcgcgcgccgccagcagctccatTGCTTGTCCGACCACTACACCAGCCATtgtccccaccaccactgcggcggccgccggCTCACCCACTGGAAACTTGACGCTTCACGTCCGTCGGCGCATCACCTCTGGAAGCACGTCGGTAACGACAGCTATCAAcgtgggcagcggcgcttcGGTAGCATCGCTGCAACCACCTTCGCACGGTGCCTCCTCGCTTGGCCCCTCACTGACGACGCTGACAGCGACGGAGACTAACATGAAGTCGAGCAGACCCTTCACGCTTAGCCCTTTAGCCCCACCGAACTTTCCTGGCACGTTGTTGTTCGCCCAATCCGCACCGACGCCGCTTCTGGATGAAGCCAGCAGCCCTCGGCGTCTCTCGCCGACCAGCATGCTCCCTACTAATCTCATTAACGAAGGGTCGAAGACGAAGGGCGAGTCAGTGCTGCGGGTAGACGAGGACACGTACATGCAGCGGAAGGCATTCCGGTGGAACCCGTATGCGAGCACCAAGTGGAGGcagaacaacagcagcgctggcagcggtaCCACTGTTACCTACGGTAGTGCTCCTACAGGGGGCCGAAGCGGAAGCCGGTAG